Proteins encoded by one window of Acetivibrio thermocellus ATCC 27405:
- a CDS encoding potassium/proton antiporter: MSYLTVGLILILALFAIRFSNRYGIPALLLFIVLGMFFSIGIDFGDYEFADTFATVALMVIMFYGGFGTNWKMGKPVAKEAIVLSSLGVITTALMTGLFCHYVLGFKLLEGMLIGSIVGSTDYASVSNILRSKNLNLKYNTASLLELESGSNDPTAFTMTMVFLSAIIGTKLSVPVLILSQVVLGIVMGCIFSFVIGKLLKNYSLESDGLYAVFMASIILVTYAATDLLGGNGYLALYILGIYLGNMEFKGKRNIMFFFDGFTEIMQIGLFFILGLLSELPKFIAGLPWALAIMLFMTVIARPVTVYGLMLPFRLKFNQLNIISLAGIRGAAAIAFAIMAVNSPAVLSVDVYHIVFGICVLSSLIQGSLMPFAAKRLDMLDPGDTVLKTFNYYQDKSEIGFLETRIGPNSSLIGKKVKDLNLTFDFIVAKIERNGKTIVPRGHVTIKENDLIVIGGAVHFDKTGHELTEFTISKGHKWPNKYIKDLELPHNHLIIMIQREGNEIIVPVGDTLLLEGDKIIMIKAEHPLEFPLANEMAT, from the coding sequence ATGAGTTATCTAACCGTTGGTCTTATTCTCATCCTTGCATTGTTTGCCATTCGTTTTTCCAACAGGTATGGTATACCTGCTCTCCTCTTATTTATTGTATTAGGTATGTTTTTTAGTATTGGTATCGATTTTGGCGATTATGAATTTGCCGACACTTTTGCTACAGTTGCGCTTATGGTCATCATGTTTTACGGTGGGTTCGGAACCAACTGGAAAATGGGAAAACCTGTTGCGAAAGAGGCAATTGTATTAAGTTCTCTGGGAGTTATTACAACTGCGTTAATGACAGGCTTGTTTTGTCATTATGTTTTAGGTTTTAAATTGTTGGAAGGCATGCTTATTGGTTCTATTGTGGGTTCGACGGACTATGCCAGCGTCTCGAATATTTTGCGTTCAAAAAATTTGAATTTAAAATACAATACTGCATCTTTGCTTGAACTTGAAAGCGGCTCAAACGACCCGACGGCTTTTACAATGACGATGGTGTTTTTGTCCGCAATAATAGGCACAAAGCTGTCTGTTCCGGTTTTGATTTTATCCCAGGTTGTTTTGGGAATTGTTATGGGTTGTATTTTTTCATTTGTTATCGGGAAATTGCTGAAAAATTATTCATTGGAATCAGACGGACTTTATGCTGTCTTTATGGCTTCTATAATACTTGTTACATATGCCGCAACGGATCTTTTGGGCGGTAATGGGTATTTGGCTCTCTATATTTTGGGTATTTATCTTGGCAATATGGAGTTTAAAGGCAAACGTAACATAATGTTTTTCTTTGACGGCTTTACTGAAATTATGCAGATAGGTTTGTTTTTCATCTTGGGTCTGTTGTCCGAGTTGCCCAAATTCATTGCGGGATTGCCGTGGGCACTTGCTATTATGCTGTTTATGACTGTCATTGCACGTCCGGTGACTGTTTATGGATTAATGTTGCCGTTTAGGCTTAAATTCAACCAGCTGAACATCATTTCACTGGCAGGTATTCGCGGAGCCGCTGCTATTGCCTTCGCAATCATGGCTGTAAACAGTCCGGCGGTTTTATCTGTTGATGTTTATCATATTGTGTTTGGTATATGTGTGCTTTCATCCTTGATTCAAGGCAGTTTAATGCCGTTTGCGGCAAAACGGTTGGATATGCTGGACCCCGGGGATACGGTTTTAAAGACTTTCAACTATTATCAGGACAAATCGGAAATTGGCTTTTTGGAAACAAGAATCGGTCCGAACAGCAGCTTGATTGGTAAAAAGGTGAAGGATTTAAATCTCACATTCGATTTTATAGTTGCCAAGATCGAGCGTAACGGCAAAACTATTGTTCCCAGGGGACATGTTACTATAAAAGAAAATGATTTGATAGTCATAGGTGGAGCGGTGCATTTTGATAAAACCGGCCATGAGCTTACGGAGTTTACTATTTCAAAAGGTCACAAATGGCCAAACAAATACATCAAGGATTTGGAATTGCCTCATAACCACCTTATAATCATGATACAGCGCGAAGGAAATGAAATTATTGTTCCGGTTGGTGATACCTTGCTTCTGGAAGGCGATAAAATTATTATGATTAAAGCGGAACATCCCCTTGAATTTCCTTTGGCTAATGAGATGGCAACATAG
- a CDS encoding nucleotidyltransferase domain-containing protein, with amino-acid sequence MVNNVIKSVAVKLSSLPFIEGIVLGGSRARGIHTEDSDIDIR; translated from the coding sequence GTGGTAAATAATGTCATTAAATCGGTAGCGGTGAAATTATCTTCTCTGCCGTTTATAGAAGGTATTGTTTTAGGTGGTTCGCGCGCAAGAGGCATCCATACGGAGGATTCGGATATAGATATCCGGTAA
- a CDS encoding AraC family transcriptional regulator: MDSLSRMNKALEYIEEHLTDDIDYCEVSKIAQCSEYHFKRMFSFLSGIGLSEYIRRRRLTLAALDLKNANLRIIDVAVKYGYDSADSFSRAFYSMHGVLPSEARNENTQLKAYPRMTFQLSIKGGCEMNYRIVEKGPFKLVGFKKRVPIIFKGINPEIAKMTELLTPEVIRELKALSNVEPTGIISASANFSEERMKEKGEMDHYIGVATTGNEPAGYDVLKVEAGTWAVFESIGPFPETLQNVWGRIYSEWFPSSGYEVVEGPEILWNESPDTANPKYRSEIWIPVKKKDY; this comes from the coding sequence ATGGATTCTCTAAGCAGAATGAATAAAGCATTGGAATATATTGAAGAACACCTGACTGACGATATTGATTATTGCGAAGTATCAAAGATTGCACAGTGCTCGGAATATCATTTTAAAAGGATGTTTTCTTTTTTATCCGGGATTGGTTTGTCTGAATATATTCGAAGAAGAAGGCTAACGCTGGCTGCCTTGGATTTAAAAAATGCAAATTTGAGAATAATCGATGTCGCCGTCAAATACGGTTATGACTCGGCAGATTCATTTTCCCGTGCTTTTTATTCTATGCATGGTGTTCTTCCTTCCGAAGCAAGAAATGAGAACACACAGCTAAAAGCTTATCCTAGAATGACCTTTCAATTATCGATTAAAGGGGGATGTGAAATGAATTACCGTATTGTTGAGAAAGGACCTTTTAAGTTAGTAGGATTTAAGAAGAGGGTTCCAATTATTTTTAAAGGTATCAATCCGGAGATCGCAAAAATGACTGAACTTTTAACGCCGGAGGTTATTAGAGAATTAAAAGCACTTTCAAATGTAGAGCCAACAGGGATTATTAGTGCATCTGCAAACTTCTCGGAAGAAAGAATGAAAGAAAAAGGTGAGATGGATCATTATATCGGTGTAGCAACTACCGGTAATGAACCGGCAGGATATGATGTATTGAAAGTGGAAGCCGGTACTTGGGCAGTTTTCGAATCCATTGGACCATTTCCGGAAACCCTTCAGAATGTATGGGGAAGGATATACTCGGAGTGGTTTCCGTCTTCAGGATATGAAGTGGTTGAAGGCCCCGAAATTTTGTGGAACGAAAGTCCGGATACTGCAAATCCAAAATATCGAAGCGAAATCTGGATTCCGGTAAAGAAAAAAGACTATTAA
- a CDS encoding glycoside hydrolase family 9 protein has product MTDSPQKRILKRKNRCKGLITAVIIAAQLLTSSILFAEAPPATFTPAENWEDYDYFNFAEALQKSLYFYDAQKCGVEAGYDHGGRLEWRGACHEVDERIPISNTSLSEAFLAKYRHIIDPDGDGTVDVHGGFHDAGDHVRFGLPQSYTAGTLGWGFYEFRESFRAIGEEEHMIEILRYFTDTFLRCSFMDEEGNIVAFCYMVGEGDEDHCYWGPPELYPEEYLRSRPADFATFDDPGSDVCASTAAALCTSYLNFKDEDPEYAEKCLTVAKALYDFAVKYRGLHKGDGYYTSDYDEDELAWAAVWLYECTGDMKYINDIVAVDETGNYVGYMKRIIPDTFKQNVWYNSWVHCWDAVWGGTFIKLNELFPENELFDFIARWNVEYLSGGKCPHEDPNDHNYCKPSPAGYTMINGWGSARYNAAAQLCALVYMKNNPDRTDFGEWAKSQMEYLMGRNPMGYSYIVGYGYEKGLPFAKHPHHRAAHGSKTNSMNDPEEHRHILWGALVGGPDLNDYHIDSTTEYAYNEVAVDYNAAFVGALAGLYKYYGQGHEPIPNFPPLEPETDDYFCEAKIVRETKDSTQVLLRIHNESTRPPHYETGMMARYFFNISELIENGQSIDDVIFTIEYDEQISMQQEPVVYRGPFKWDDAGTYYFEFDWSGRKIYGDRELQISFRVKQDSNYMTHWDSSNDYSRQGLTNEYAISKNVPVYLNGVKVYGEEPPKLSPTPTPTIDPSQTPDANASISVSYKCGVKDGTKNTIRATINIKNTGTTPVNLSDIKVRYWFTSDGNEQNNFVCDYAAFGTDKVKGIVKKIENSVPGADTYCEISFTEDAGRLAPGGSTGTIPFRIEGAAEYDQTDDYSYNSEMSDDFGDNTKITAYIKDKLKYGVEPVTIIDITLGDLNYDGKVNSTDYLVLKRYLLGTIDKESDPNFLKAADLNRDGRVNSTDMSLMKRYLLGIITSF; this is encoded by the coding sequence ATGACTGATTCACCACAAAAGAGGATTTTGAAACGAAAAAACAGGTGTAAAGGGCTTATAACGGCTGTCATCATTGCAGCTCAGTTACTAACGTCGAGCATATTATTTGCAGAAGCACCACCTGCGACTTTTACACCTGCTGAAAACTGGGAGGATTATGATTACTTCAACTTTGCCGAAGCCCTGCAGAAGTCGCTGTATTTTTATGACGCTCAGAAATGCGGAGTTGAGGCAGGCTACGACCACGGTGGAAGGCTTGAGTGGAGAGGGGCGTGTCATGAAGTCGATGAAAGAATTCCTATTTCCAACACATCTCTTTCTGAAGCTTTTCTGGCAAAATACAGACATATAATCGACCCTGACGGAGACGGTACTGTGGATGTACACGGAGGCTTCCATGATGCAGGTGACCATGTCCGTTTCGGTCTTCCCCAAAGCTATACGGCAGGTACTTTGGGCTGGGGATTCTATGAATTCAGAGAATCCTTCAGGGCAATCGGGGAAGAAGAGCACATGATTGAGATTTTAAGATACTTTACGGATACTTTTTTACGCTGTTCATTTATGGATGAGGAAGGCAATATTGTTGCTTTTTGCTACATGGTTGGTGAAGGAGACGAAGACCATTGCTATTGGGGACCTCCGGAGTTATACCCTGAAGAATACTTAAGAAGCAGACCGGCGGATTTTGCAACTTTTGATGATCCCGGAAGCGATGTTTGTGCAAGCACGGCTGCAGCACTCTGCACATCATATTTGAATTTTAAGGATGAAGACCCTGAATACGCTGAAAAATGCCTTACCGTTGCCAAGGCACTGTATGATTTTGCAGTTAAGTACAGAGGATTGCATAAAGGCGACGGTTACTACACCTCGGATTATGACGAAGATGAATTGGCATGGGCTGCTGTCTGGCTTTATGAGTGCACCGGAGACATGAAATACATAAATGACATAGTAGCTGTTGATGAAACCGGCAATTATGTGGGATATATGAAAAGGATAATACCCGACACCTTTAAACAGAACGTTTGGTATAATTCATGGGTTCACTGTTGGGATGCCGTATGGGGAGGAACTTTCATAAAACTGAACGAGCTGTTCCCTGAAAATGAATTGTTTGACTTTATTGCAAGATGGAATGTTGAGTATTTGTCAGGCGGAAAATGCCCACACGAGGATCCTAATGATCATAATTATTGTAAACCATCTCCTGCCGGCTACACAATGATAAACGGCTGGGGTTCTGCGCGTTACAATGCCGCTGCGCAATTATGCGCTCTTGTATACATGAAAAACAATCCGGACAGGACAGATTTCGGCGAGTGGGCAAAAAGTCAAATGGAATACCTTATGGGAAGAAATCCTATGGGTTATTCGTACATAGTCGGTTACGGATATGAAAAAGGCTTGCCTTTTGCAAAGCATCCGCACCACAGAGCGGCTCACGGCTCAAAAACAAACAGCATGAACGATCCTGAGGAGCATCGCCATATATTGTGGGGGGCTCTTGTGGGAGGACCCGATTTGAATGATTATCACATTGACTCAACTACCGAGTACGCTTATAATGAGGTGGCAGTTGACTATAACGCTGCCTTTGTAGGCGCGCTGGCAGGACTGTATAAATATTATGGACAGGGACATGAACCTATTCCGAATTTCCCGCCGCTAGAGCCGGAAACCGACGATTATTTCTGCGAAGCAAAAATTGTCCGTGAAACTAAAGACAGTACACAAGTTCTTTTAAGAATTCATAATGAATCGACCCGGCCTCCTCATTATGAAACAGGAATGATGGCAAGATACTTCTTCAATATAAGCGAGCTTATTGAAAACGGTCAAAGTATAGATGATGTAATATTTACTATTGAATATGATGAACAGATTTCCATGCAGCAGGAACCGGTTGTATACAGAGGACCTTTTAAATGGGATGATGCAGGAACATACTATTTTGAATTTGACTGGAGCGGAAGAAAAATTTACGGAGACAGGGAGCTTCAGATTTCCTTCAGAGTTAAACAGGATTCGAATTACATGACCCATTGGGACTCCAGTAATGACTATAGCAGGCAAGGCCTTACAAATGAATATGCAATATCCAAGAATGTGCCCGTATATCTGAATGGTGTAAAAGTTTACGGTGAAGAACCGCCAAAGCTTTCTCCGACTCCGACTCCAACAATTGATCCCAGCCAAACTCCGGATGCTAATGCTTCAATCAGTGTATCATACAAGTGCGGAGTTAAGGATGGTACGAAAAATACTATAAGAGCTACAATAAATATTAAGAATACCGGAACCACTCCTGTGAATTTATCGGATATCAAGGTTCGATACTGGTTTACAAGTGACGGAAACGAACAGAATAACTTTGTGTGCGATTATGCGGCTTTTGGAACGGACAAAGTAAAAGGTATTGTGAAAAAGATAGAAAACTCTGTCCCTGGTGCTGATACGTATTGTGAAATCTCATTTACTGAGGATGCGGGTAGGCTTGCACCCGGAGGAAGCACAGGAACAATACCTTTCAGAATTGAGGGTGCGGCAGAGTATGACCAGACAGATGATTATTCCTATAATTCTGAAATGTCAGATGATTTTGGGGATAACACCAAGATTACTGCTTATATAAAAGATAAACTCAAATATGGAGTTGAGCCTGTTACAATAATTGATATTACATTGGGTGACCTGAACTATGACGGTAAAGTTAACTCTACAGACTATTTAGTTTTGAAAAGGTATTTGCTTGGAACAATTGACAAAGAATCAGATCCTAACTTCCTGAAAGCCGCAGATCTTAACAGGGATGGACGTGTTAATTCGACAGACATGTCGTTAATGAAACGTTATCTTCTTGGCATAATAACGTCTTTTTAG
- a CDS encoding glycoside hydrolase family 9 protein, translating to MKKIGILVLITALLAGIIPKSALAEEPKFNYVDAFAKSILFYEANWCGPDAGNNRIKWRGPCHIEDGKDVGLDLTGGFHDCGDHVKFGLPQCASASTLAWAYHEFSDVFIEKGQDEYMLNILKHFCDYFMKCYPEKNKFYYQVGDGDVDHQYWGPPELQSYDRPTYYVATPENPGSDVAGDTAAALALMYLNYKDRDLEYAEKCLAYAKDIYEFGMTYRGNSKGQSYYLPRDYLDELMWGSLWLYVATGEQKYMDNLEKLMVEKRIGDEAGNSFNDNWTQCWDYVLTGVFIKLATLTDKPLYKQIAEDHLDYWQNRIKSTPGGLKYLDSWGVCKYPAAESMVQLVYYKYTGDKRCLDFAKSQIDYILGDNPKKMSYVVGFGDNYPKFPHHRAASGRLEGPPADETKNDPQRHILYGALVGGADINDEYYDDIDKYVYSETGLDYNAGLVGALAGMSKYFGQGQMPEDTPGIEGEPPVYYADAKIYEENESGITVDLNMYNIVTSPPQYESDLSCRYFVDLSEYAGENIDMSKFVTKVYYSPAGATISELKPYDKEKNIYYVEISFPNPVYARTYVQFCIYYYENKLWDSSNDFSYQGIGDTYKTLENIPIYKNGVLVAGKEPSGAGPVEPTPPPKNYVYGDVNGDGKVNSTDCSIVKRYLLKNIEDFPYEYGKEAGDVNGDGKVNSTDYSLLKRFVLRNIDKFPVEQ from the coding sequence GTGAAGAAAATAGGAATACTTGTCTTGATAACCGCTCTTCTGGCGGGAATAATTCCAAAATCGGCTCTGGCCGAAGAGCCAAAATTTAACTATGTAGATGCGTTTGCCAAATCAATTCTGTTTTACGAAGCCAACTGGTGCGGGCCTGACGCAGGGAACAACAGGATAAAATGGCGTGGTCCATGCCATATTGAGGACGGCAAGGATGTGGGTCTTGATTTGACGGGAGGTTTCCATGACTGCGGAGACCATGTCAAGTTTGGATTGCCTCAATGTGCTTCGGCTTCAACACTTGCCTGGGCTTATCATGAATTCTCAGACGTGTTTATAGAAAAAGGGCAGGATGAATACATGCTGAACATTTTAAAGCATTTTTGTGATTACTTCATGAAATGCTATCCTGAAAAGAACAAGTTTTACTATCAAGTCGGTGACGGTGATGTGGATCACCAGTACTGGGGACCGCCTGAGCTTCAAAGTTATGACAGACCTACATATTATGTAGCCACACCGGAAAATCCGGGTTCGGATGTTGCCGGGGATACGGCAGCGGCATTGGCTCTTATGTATTTGAATTATAAAGACAGGGATTTGGAATATGCAGAGAAATGCCTGGCTTATGCAAAGGATATTTATGAGTTTGGTATGACCTACAGAGGAAACAGTAAAGGACAAAGTTATTATCTTCCCAGAGATTATCTTGATGAACTTATGTGGGGATCTTTGTGGCTTTATGTCGCCACAGGAGAGCAAAAATACATGGACAATTTGGAAAAACTGATGGTTGAAAAAAGGATTGGCGATGAAGCCGGCAATTCCTTTAATGATAATTGGACCCAATGCTGGGATTATGTTTTGACCGGGGTGTTTATCAAGCTTGCAACCCTTACCGACAAGCCATTGTATAAACAGATTGCCGAAGACCATTTGGATTACTGGCAGAACAGGATAAAGTCCACTCCTGGAGGTTTAAAATACCTGGATAGTTGGGGTGTTTGCAAATATCCTGCCGCAGAGAGTATGGTTCAGCTGGTGTACTATAAGTATACCGGGGACAAGAGATGCCTTGATTTTGCAAAGAGCCAGATTGACTACATACTTGGAGATAATCCTAAAAAAATGTCCTATGTGGTTGGTTTTGGAGACAATTATCCCAAATTCCCGCATCACAGGGCTGCAAGCGGCAGACTTGAAGGACCGCCGGCCGACGAAACAAAGAATGATCCGCAAAGGCATATTTTATATGGCGCTTTGGTTGGTGGAGCGGATATAAATGATGAATATTATGATGATATAGATAAGTACGTTTATTCCGAAACGGGATTGGATTATAATGCAGGGCTTGTCGGCGCATTGGCAGGTATGTCAAAATATTTTGGACAAGGCCAAATGCCCGAAGATACTCCTGGTATTGAAGGTGAGCCGCCTGTATACTATGCAGACGCAAAAATATACGAAGAAAATGAAAGCGGTATTACAGTTGATCTTAATATGTATAATATTGTTACATCGCCTCCGCAATACGAGTCCGATTTATCCTGCAGATATTTTGTTGATTTGTCGGAGTATGCAGGGGAAAATATTGATATGTCAAAATTTGTAACAAAAGTGTATTACTCGCCTGCAGGTGCTACAATATCCGAGCTTAAGCCTTATGATAAAGAGAAGAATATTTACTATGTGGAAATAAGTTTCCCCAATCCGGTATATGCAAGAACTTATGTGCAGTTCTGTATTTACTATTATGAAAATAAACTGTGGGATTCTTCGAATGACTTTTCTTACCAGGGTATAGGGGATACTTATAAAACTTTGGAGAATATTCCTATATACAAGAATGGCGTTCTGGTGGCAGGAAAAGAACCCTCCGGAGCAGGACCGGTTGAACCTACACCTCCACCGAAGAATTATGTATACGGAGATGTAAACGGTGATGGTAAGGTAAATTCAACGGACTGTTCAATTGTCAAGAGATATTTGCTCAAGAATATAGAGGATTTCCCGTACGAGTATGGAAAAGAGGCCGGAGATGTAAACGGTGATGGCAAGGTGAATTCAACGGATTATTCTCTGCTTAAGAGGTTTGTACTGCGCAATATAGATAAGTTCCCCGTAGAGCAGTAA
- a CDS encoding WYL domain-containing protein, with amino-acid sequence MFSDFIKHYNIIRDILRDCFLYGCFSRDGLETKRNVSSRKISYEMRRIQQYVEEEYIKVDKDGRYKLLNLTYDFMRHSDNFLVSTYMTKSFTRTDLLIYFLILLYIQSQNRQCSLSEIEDGLVEGGYLSFDRISSKTIERKLSEMCTSFGILSCETVKRKKFYSITPDILKTLDDNELRELFVAVGLFKNIIFPVVAGYFCEQTLKDYMYFERNISENNNHCFSYRNVHFHPVIEEQVLWEILKAMHEEHKIKIIYHLPHKNQEKSSKTQGYAANGDCKRQCSKTLAPYKIRYDVRYGRFYLVSFDGSKNCIVSRLDRIESVEILEDTFRRKDYDELYDKQMRYSWSSMPLKQRKEPEKVKLEVIIDEETEGYIIEKILNESPNGTVEKIEDGRYHVTIEVNDSGELIPWIRGYAGYVRVLESKELAEKIFSDWKEMLSSYGVVQ; translated from the coding sequence ATGTTCAGCGATTTTATAAAACATTATAATATCATAAGGGACATCCTCAGAGATTGTTTTCTTTACGGGTGCTTTTCAAGAGACGGCCTGGAGACAAAAAGAAATGTAAGTTCCAGAAAAATAAGTTATGAGATGCGGCGTATCCAGCAGTACGTCGAAGAGGAATATATCAAGGTTGACAAGGACGGAAGATACAAGCTTTTAAATCTGACTTATGATTTTATGCGGCATTCAGATAATTTCCTTGTGAGCACTTATATGACCAAAAGCTTCACGCGTACAGACTTATTGATATATTTTCTTATACTTTTGTACATCCAGTCGCAAAACCGTCAATGTTCCCTAAGTGAGATAGAAGACGGGCTGGTAGAGGGAGGATATTTGTCTTTTGACAGAATCAGCAGCAAGACTATTGAAAGAAAACTTTCCGAAATGTGCACAAGCTTTGGAATCTTAAGCTGCGAAACGGTTAAGAGGAAGAAATTTTATTCCATTACGCCCGACATATTAAAAACATTGGATGATAATGAGTTGAGAGAATTATTTGTGGCTGTGGGGCTTTTTAAAAATATAATCTTTCCTGTGGTTGCGGGATATTTTTGCGAGCAGACTCTGAAAGATTATATGTATTTTGAAAGAAATATCAGTGAAAACAATAACCATTGCTTTAGCTACAGGAATGTGCATTTTCACCCTGTGATTGAAGAGCAGGTGTTGTGGGAGATTTTAAAAGCGATGCACGAGGAACATAAAATAAAAATTATTTATCATTTACCTCATAAAAATCAAGAAAAAAGTTCTAAAACCCAAGGATATGCTGCAAACGGTGATTGCAAGCGTCAGTGCAGCAAAACTTTGGCTCCATATAAAATAAGATATGACGTCCGATATGGAAGGTTTTATCTGGTGTCCTTTGATGGCAGTAAAAATTGCATAGTATCAAGGCTTGACAGAATAGAGAGTGTGGAAATATTGGAAGATACTTTCCGAAGAAAAGACTATGATGAATTATATGATAAACAGATGAGATACAGTTGGTCCAGTATGCCTCTTAAACAAAGAAAAGAACCGGAAAAAGTAAAACTTGAGGTTATTATTGATGAAGAAACAGAAGGATATATAATTGAAAAAATTTTAAATGAATCACCCAACGGGACAGTAGAAAAAATTGAAGACGGGCGGTATCATGTAACAATTGAAGTCAACGACAGCGGGGAGCTTATTCCCTGGATCAGAGGGTATGCAGGATATGTCAGAGTTTTGGAAAGCAAGGAACTGGCAGAGAAAATTTTTAGTGACTGGAAGGAGATGCTTTCATCCTATGGAGTTGTTCAGTGA
- a CDS encoding WYL domain-containing protein translates to MELFSEIKNRYFQLMFRIINECAEGKSKSEVLKIIDEGEFGQKVIGKNQKSFSDLVLNRCAPDENLNLLIEKDGMYYPSIMNSDESGNMAGNAAKKITRPPLPVRFSQIEKAWLKALLDKEEARMILSRETFDKLQKELAGIDTPIKDEYFEFTNKIKLPEIANQKAYEENFRLLLNAIIQEKPIRYNNIDKKGNMYNDRLALPVSIEYSMRDGRFRVSMYLLDENRPVMANVFTLSDIRIVDEDVGFDRETAKRLLLEQKYSEEPIILEVTDEKAAMERCFMCFSGMERTARSLGNNKYEIKLNYYLFEEENLIRNIISLGPYVKVISPQRIVDEVVARVKKAISLYNI, encoded by the coding sequence ATGGAGTTGTTCAGTGAAATTAAAAACAGGTACTTTCAGTTGATGTTCAGAATTATAAATGAATGTGCGGAAGGCAAGTCAAAAAGTGAGGTCCTTAAAATTATTGATGAAGGGGAATTTGGACAGAAAGTTATAGGAAAAAATCAAAAGTCGTTTTCAGACCTTGTTTTAAATAGATGCGCACCGGATGAAAATTTAAACCTGTTAATCGAAAAGGATGGTATGTATTATCCTTCTATTATGAACTCTGATGAATCGGGAAATATGGCAGGCAATGCAGCAAAGAAAATTACCCGGCCTCCTCTTCCGGTACGCTTTTCGCAGATTGAGAAAGCCTGGCTTAAGGCTCTTTTGGATAAAGAAGAGGCAAGAATGATTCTTAGTAGAGAAACTTTTGACAAACTTCAAAAAGAGCTTGCCGGTATAGATACTCCTATAAAGGATGAATACTTTGAATTTACCAATAAAATAAAACTTCCTGAAATTGCAAACCAGAAAGCATATGAAGAGAATTTCCGATTGCTGCTTAATGCGATTATACAAGAAAAACCAATAAGGTACAACAACATAGATAAAAAAGGCAATATGTACAACGACAGGCTGGCATTGCCTGTCAGCATTGAGTACTCCATGAGAGACGGGAGATTTCGTGTGTCCATGTACCTGTTGGATGAAAACCGGCCTGTCATGGCCAATGTATTTACTTTGTCGGATATAAGGATTGTAGATGAGGATGTTGGTTTTGACAGGGAAACGGCAAAAAGGCTCTTGCTTGAACAGAAATATTCGGAGGAACCGATAATTTTGGAGGTAACGGATGAAAAAGCAGCGATGGAAAGATGCTTTATGTGCTTTTCGGGAATGGAGCGAACCGCACGAAGTTTAGGAAATAATAAGTATGAGATTAAACTTAATTATTATCTTTTTGAAGAAGAAAATCTCATCCGAAACATTATTTCACTGGGCCCCTATGTAAAAGTCATATCCCCTCAAAGAATTGTAGACGAGGTTGTTGCCAGAGTTAAAAAAGCCATAAGCTTGTACAATATATAA